The following are encoded in a window of Perca fluviatilis chromosome 21, GENO_Pfluv_1.0, whole genome shotgun sequence genomic DNA:
- the mrpl27 gene encoding 39S ribosomal protein L27, mitochondrial, which produces MTSFKMASLASLMLKSRAGVLVPGQTSLIDSVRFASKKAGGSSKNVGGKSPGRRYGFKKQDGNFVHAGNILATQRLMRYQPGAHVGMGTNNTLFALEDGYVRFTKEVYVPHPRSPEATQVITKLPKGAVLYKTFISVLPVKQEGKFKLVDMV; this is translated from the exons ATGACATCATTCAAGATGGCATCGCTGGCGTCCTTGATGCTCAAGTCTAGAGCAG GTGTGTTGGTGCCTGGCCAGACCTCTCTGATAGACTCTGTGAGGTTTGCGTCCAAGAAGGCTGGCGGCAGCAGTAAGAACGTCGGTGGAAAGAGCCCTGGTCGCAGATATGGCTTCAAGAAACAGGATG GAAACTTTGTCCATGCGGGGAACATCCTGGCAACACAGAGGCTGATGAGGTATCAGCCAGGAGCACAT GTGGGGATGGGAACCAACAACACGCTCTTTGCTCTGGAGGACGGCTACGTCAGGTTCACCAAGGAGGTCTATGTCCCCCACCCACGCAGCCCCGAGGCCACCCAGGTCATCACCAAGCTGCCAAAGGGAGCGGTGCTCTACAAGACCTTCATCAGCGTCCTGCCAGTCAAACAGGAGGGCAAGTTTAAACTGGTGGACATGGTCTAA